Below is a genomic region from Cottoperca gobio chromosome 24, fCotGob3.1, whole genome shotgun sequence.
GTGTAGGGCTGCATGATTGAAAAGTAACATTAAATTAGTTTAGAATATTGTTGTATCAGTAATAACAAagcattttattcttttattagtTATCCTACTAAAATTGACTCAACAGTAACCAAAACTATTCATTGAAAATGCAAGATGCTCAATTTGTTCCCCAAATCCTAGTAAAACTAAGGATGTTGGTAGTAATAATATTATGTAGCAAATGATTCATTGGGCTATCATTTGTATGTGATCATGCAGCTCTGCCATACAGGCCATGCGTTTTTATCTGTGTTGTACTTTGCATGCTGAACACATCTGTATTGAGTCCTTGCATGTgcactttaaaggaatagtttgacattttgggaaatgtgcttattatgcagctagcagctagttagcttagcttagcataacgtcTGGAAACAGGGGAAAACCAGCAtgtctggctctgtccaaaggcaaaaaacaacaactactagcacctctaaagtttaataattaacacattatatctcaTTAGTTTAATCTGTTCTAAAATCAAAGTGTAAAAGCGAAAAATTGCCATTTTAAGGGGGACTATTTCTGTCACTgggctagctgtttccatgttctatgctaagctaagcatcTCTGTAGCTGCATGTTTATcatacagatatgagagtggtatgaagaagaaagagaataaatataTTCCCAAAATTGCCAAACTACTCCTTTAAGCTTTTGATGTGACGATGTAAACATGCCGGCTGTACATTTTTGCATCTTTCCTGATCTGATATTTCCTTGTCTTTGaattttcataaaataaaatgtgactcTTTTTGGCAGTAAACCAGCACTGCTATGTTGCTATTTGGACTTGGAGGTGTAGGCAATTTCCTACATGTAATTAAATAAGTACAAGTCGCTTTCCCCAGCGTAGGAAGAATTCATGTCTTTCATTTATTGTCTCATGTGCAGAATGTCAGTGatttgtaaagaaaaacagatttttttattCTGAGAAAGAATCACATGATTTTGTCACAGCAGTGTGGCTTCAGGGTAACGTGGTCGACACTCAGCGGCCTGGAAAAACTCTGCAGCAAACTTTCTCACAGAGTGGCAAGAATTTGAACCCTCATTTGATAAAGTCATTGTGTGGTCTGAGGTCAGTTCCCTTTGAGAAAAGGGAGATATTTAAAACTACTTAGCACAGGAATATTCTCAGATCCCATTACTTAGGAATATGTTGCTTGAATATTATTAACATCTACAGTGGGAGCCAGTACAGCCTCCATGTGTTCTGTGTTAGTCCTAATGGCTTTTCTAAGCAGCTCTTATAGCTAAAGCGACAGGATATTAAACCGTATAGATATGGCTCTGTAACTGTAAAGAGGAGGGACCCTAGGCAGTCCTAACTGAATTCTGCTTAATTTGTAGAAACCTGCTCCAGCCAAGCCTGAGGCCAAGCCCAAGAAGGCCATCGTCAAGGTAaagtacacacatacaaacacacacaactacgcctacaatgatttatttatatccCCATGAATTTGCAACAGTCTGAAGCACTTGGTTGCTCTTCACTGCTGGTTTTTGTGCGTGACCAAGGCTGCTGGATGtggaaaacacagaaacactcacacagagatcCTCACATGCGAACACACTTTGCAGCTACACATACAGTATCCAGGGCTCGTTATTTTGCCCCCTTAAAAAACCCAGGAATGAATTgctatttatttgaaaaataaagtattgttaacacattataataatgttgtatttattgttagttGTTTTTGGTGAAAATTAGCAAATAAGCCCCACACATTGGACATATTTTCACTAtgcaagtaataaaaaaaagtagtaaacatatataaaactgAGGAACCTTTTTTGGTATAGCCTAAACCTAGTAGTGAAAGGGTTGCCAATTAGAATATGCTATGTAAAAAGGGTAGGCATAACAATCTTAAACTTAAGCCTACACCTTTTCGGTTAATATTTGTCCCCCTTTAATTaaatgattgttgtttttattttttttatgtgcattcTTTTTGGATATTTGTAAATAAGGAGCAGACTACTGCATGtgttttctcctttcttccaTGCAGAAGGTGGCAGACGATAAGGGGGCAAGGGCAAAGAAAGGCGGAGCTAAGGGTAAGAGGGATGACGGACCTGCCCAGAATGGAGATACCAAGACTAATGAGGTATGAGGAGGGAAcataggaaagaaaaaaaaagttgatgaaagaagaacatttttagTCACAGACAGACGAGAAAAtaacaatctttatttttgtcaacTTGTGTATTAacatgaacacatacacattacacCTATATTCCTCCACTGcaaaacctcacacacacacacgcacacagatctACGTGTCTCGTCCGTCTGTCAGTGTGTCTTCCATCAGATGCACGGCTCCCTCCTTGATGTCAGTGAGAGGGCAGAGTGAGACAGTCAGAGTTAAGGGTATGGTCGAGTGTTTCTAATTCCATCTTTTGAAGTGCGTGTTTGGACACTAACCTATTACTTATTAAGAAATGGtatgctaattagcaaacatttacaacaacagTGTGCTTTGGAGTGCTGTGGTGTGTCTGAGAGAGCTAATGAAAGAAACTGTAGgagagtgaagaagagaagTGAGTATGTGTGGCATTTTGGCCGCTGTGTGCAGTGAAGTGGGCCAAGGACAACTTTTTCTTCGAGCAGGAAGGTTTGCCGCTCATACAGCTGTGATGTAAAATGTGGCTCACTGTGTTCATAGACAGCCGGCTCCaccagaggaggcagaggaaatAAGAGGAGATGATACCAGCATATACTAAAGGAGTTATGCGTTTCAGTGAGTAGCTTTTCAGagcaatttagtttttttaaacaaatcttAGCTATGAAGGTACAAATATCATGAACATTCACTGATAATCATGTGAGCTAACAGTTTGAAGTCGGATCAATCATCAAATTATGCTAAGTGGTCACATTTTAACTTTCGCAACTTGTGatggttttggttttatttgctgAGGTTTGAAGATCCATGTCTGACATCCCAAACAATAAAGGTAAAtggatttgtgtttgtgctgctcacagcattaaaaaaaacattttaaaacatatagCAGAAACAAAGTTCCAGTTACCCTCTGATTATCCACATTATCCATGTTATTGAAACTACTTCCCAAAGTCCCAATGACAATTGATTAAACAAAATTAAATTTCCAGAgttggacatttaaaaaactcaacacatAAATGCAAAACTACCTGCCACAACAAACAGTACGTTGACTACAGTCCATGCTCCATATTTGAAGGTGGTAGGTAATCCTGATAACAGGATAAGCTTCTTGGAACAAATCCCCGGGTCAAGTACAAAATATACAGCTGTTCTGTAAATATTACATCTAAACCTAAACTCTGAGTatgtttaagaaaataaataggcCAATACAATTTCTAAATCATACAAAAAAGGAATAAATCAACATTATTTGGTTAGATGAGAGGATCAATACTAGGGCTGCACAATGTTGTAAcgttttcttcttttgtacgCTTGTTTTTTTACCTTAAATACAGAGCCAGGCTCGCTGTTTCAACCTGTtacaagtctttatgctaagctatgcagCTACCTCTTGGCTCTAGCTTCTCATGTATCTTACCAACCCTGTCTAAAAATGaagttcccatacaactaaactttATCCTCAATTACGTTTCGGGGGAAACGTACATTCTCCCAAATGAAggtcacatttttaaatatgtggtagcattgtgaattgaaacaaaacaaaaaggtaacaAAACAATTTGGTTAGCTGGTTGGTTGGTTGCCCTTTGAGGCTAGTCAATTCCAGTCTGCATCAGAACCTACCTGTGGCGAGAGACTGGTAACACCTGCATCGTTGTGTTACTCTTTCCTGTCTTCTTCCCTCCAGGTAACTGAAGCAGCGGAGGAGGCGACTGAGGAGAAGGCGTAAAGACACGGGCGCGTCCACCAACTCGTCCCCTCTGACACCATGGCAGCAAAGCATCTTTTTTTACTGACAATTTTTGTACCAtgctgatttttttttagaCTTGTGATAGTAGAGACGGACAACCAGCAGCCCCATCCCATAATGTTCTCACTCCTTTCAGCTCCCCTACCTAACAGTATGTGTTTGCTCgattctcctccctcctccaatCTGAGAAACTAAAAGACGGAATGAAGTGTTTTTTATCAGACAGCTGCAGATGTTCTTGCCTATAGTTgaagtcattattattattgccacTCTgattatcccccccccccttccataTCACTATGGTAGAGGTGAGGATTGGTGGATCAGCAGTTTAGATGCAGAGCTACAAGTAACCAGGTTCATAGTCGCCATGGAGAACatctgcagcttttctttttttaaagttagttTCTTAAATCACCACCAATATGTTTCACATAGCtccttttgtatgtgtgtgttgcagtgaatgtgtttgtgggTCTCTGTTTGATTTTATTTCCCCCCCTTTCTTTTTCgttccccccctccctccccccctgaTCGCCTTGTCCTGCAGCAGAGTGACATAGCAATAATGAGTGGTGCTTCTGTTCTAGACGGCTCTATTGGCTTTGGACCCTCTGGGCTCTTCTGATTTTCATCCTGTTGGGAAactattttgaaataaaagaaaaagttgaTGTCACGTTgcagtttttgtgtttttctgtgtctgttgtCTTATTGCCGTATGTGTGAAGAATTCTATATATTGTgcattgcatttatattttctcttgCTGAACAGCAAGACTATGTTGTAGTCAGTGTGCCTTCACGTATGCTGCCGTTTTGTATTTCGGAAAACTCAGGTGATATGGGTAAAGCTCTATGAGACAACACTGTATGCATGTAAGTGTCCTGCTTGTGTTCGTGTGCTCCTtttcactgtgttcatgtttaGAATTACTTTTTAAACCAATACAAAGCCTGTGCTGTGTGCCtgtgtatttctttgtgtgtgtgtgtgtgtgtgtgtgtgtgtgtgtgtgaggtcacCAGGGGCATGTGGCTCTGTTAAATACAACTGCTGTGTCAGGAAGTGAAAGGTCAGCATTTGCGAGGACCGACAATACTGTATGCTCTCTTCATTTAGAGACAAACTGTCACTCAAATTAGTGGACCAATAATATGAACCAGTCCCCTTTTTTATAACATGTGGGGTTGTGGAGTGATGTCTGAATACCATATTTAAAAATTTATTATTAGGAGCCAGGGCAAACAATATGAGGCCTCTTTTAATAAACGTAACAGCTTTAGTTATGTGTGCCGAATacatgaaaatattattttgaaaggatTGTTTGTTCTAAGTGGAAAATCCTCCACTAGGGTGACCTTTTAAACCAAACCACTGAGTCCAGCGTGAGGCTACACAGGTACAACCTTGTAGACCTCAGTAGCTACAAGAACAAAATGACAGAGAAATATGATTTCCCCAATGTTTCTCCTCTGCGACAAATGTCAGTTCCAAGAAGTCACTTTAAATCACAGTTTtgtactcccccccccccccccaaaatagAACGCCTTTGGACTGAAATATTGAACATCTCCAATATACTGAAAATCCTGCAGCCAGATtcaaaagtaagtaaagtatatAATAGCAGCAAAAAATATTCATACTGAAATTCTGGAAAGTCCCTCCAGTGAAGCTGTGGATCATAGAACTAACTGACACATTACATTATCTACAGAGAATTTATTTTGAATGATCAACTGAAGCATTTCAAAAAAAAATAGATGGCCACCCTATATTCCTATTTTTTGAAGTACACACAAATTGAACTCAAACTCAAAAATGACACGTGCTGGCATGTGACGAATTCATcacccctttttctttttcctctctcttcctttctatcttttttatttaacataatTTATGGGAATTAGTGAAATAATTTCAGTAGTTCCCTATTTTGTATAAATGTCAAGATATTTGCCCAAATGCTTCCAATAAAAATCTTCTAAGTAGTGGAATACAACACAGAACACATCCTTCAAAGCTCTTGGAAAAGctacaacagcagcacaagCACGGCTCATAGCTGCTGTAACTTACGATGCAAAAGGCACATTAAGCATCCTGGATTTATGTGTTTGTGACAGGGAAGGACTGTTCTTGTCTAATCAAATATCCAACTCTTGTGTTAAACAGTATGTCGAGACATAATGAAGCTCACATGGCTTCCAAATAAtagaacatttaatttgtgtAGACTGGCCACTAATAATcagtaaaaatgtttaaagttacagaaaatgaaatgtgtaacTGATCACATTTCCCTCATTGTTGGTAACCTTTGACTCTGTGGCCCTATGTGCACAAACACGTGCTGCAGAGTGAGGTTGCCTCCTTGTGGCCATGGCAGCCagcacaacaacaactacaCTTGAGGGGTCAGGATGACAGGCGACATGGAAGTGACTGACAAAGGCCTACCCCATGCCTTTGTGCTTTAACAAGTCCTAAAGCCTGTGAAGTACAGATTGCAGGGTGGTCTGGCCCGGTGGTTGAAGAGACCATTGACACGTCAAATATGTACTGCCTCTTTAATTCCCTAATGACACGTCTTGCTCTTTCACGTGAACATTTTAGCACACTGATTTGAGAACCAAATGAAGAGCTATCTTTTGTTTCCAAATGGTTTTGGACAAACTctcaatataaaaatgaaatctagttttctaatattttgtaacaaaaacatacaaaagaaaatttaaacaacattaaaataacttcttacattacatttctagGAGTCATAGTTGATGAACAATGAACATAGACATATCATATTGAGGTTGAAATCAGTGATATCTGAGTAGAGTTTGTTTATAGATTCTtgtatttaaactttttattcCAGCGTAATGATTTATCCTCATAGTATGTATTGTGATGCCACATGTCCCACTTATCTCTATAAGatccaaaatacatttttgagtgATTAGCTTTGCTAAAAGATG
It encodes:
- the hmgn3 gene encoding high mobility group nucleosome-binding domain-containing protein 3 isoform X3 gives rise to the protein MPKRKSPEGPEGKEASKVTKQEPTRRSERLLAKPAPAKPEAKPKKAIVKKVADDKGARAKKGGAKGKRDDGPAQNGDTKTNEVTEAAEEATEEKA
- the hmgn3 gene encoding high mobility group nucleosome-binding domain-containing protein 3 isoform X1, producing MPKRKSPEGPEGKEASKVTKQEPTRRSERLLAKPAPAKPEAKPKKAIVKKVADDKGARAKKGGAKGKRDDGPAQNGDTKTNEIYVSRPSVSVSSIRCTAPSLMSVRGQSETVRVKDSRLHQRRQRK
- the hmgn3 gene encoding high mobility group nucleosome-binding domain-containing protein 3 isoform X2, with the protein product MPKRKSPEGPEGKEASKVTKQEKPAPAKPEAKPKKAIVKKVADDKGARAKKGGAKGKRDDGPAQNGDTKTNEIYVSRPSVSVSSIRCTAPSLMSVRGQSETVRVKDSRLHQRRQRK